TGCAGCCGAACATCTCGATCAGCTCAACCTCCTGCGGCAGCCGGTCGTTGGGCTGCAACCCGGCCTGGAAGATGTGGCTGCGGATCAGGTCGGCGACCGCGTCCGAGCGCTTGCGCTTGATCGCGGCGCGCCGCGACGGGTCCAGGGACGGAAGAGCCGATTTATCCATTTTATGATCATAAATAGGATGGAGCCGGCTTGGCAAGCCTCCGGTTGCCTGGGGCATTCATTCTGTGGAGGCGCCAGCGACGGATTCAGGACTTGTGTCGGGCCGCGCGTTCGCTGCCGGGCGTTTCGACCGGTATTGCCCGTCAGCCGAGGCGGTCCTGCCCTTAAAGCGGGCGATGGTTCACCCTGAGGCGCATCCGGCGACAGAATCCCTCGATGACCTGTGCAAGCACCTCGAAATTGACGAGCAGCTGTTCGGCCTGCTCGCGATCAACCGATCCGGGGGCAAACGATTCCGTCAGACGCCGTTGGCGATCTGCCCAGGCCCGGCATGTTGCGGCCTTGCCTTCGGCAAACTCAAGCTGCTCGCTCCGGCGAACGAGCCTGTCTTCTTCCTCAAGCGACCGGCTGTTGGGAATTGGTCTCGTGCTGGTTGGAACGTCCGAGCGCCTGAACAGATCCAGGTAGTGATCCGTGTTTGCGCGCGCGATGGACTCATTGATGTAGGTGCCTCCCGCCAGTCGCAGTCCTGGTCGGCGAGGTTTGGCTTCAGGACTCAAGAACTGCTCGATCTCTGTCAGGAGGTCACGAAGCTCATCAGTCGAAAACCCCTGCAGGGCATCGTCGACCTGGCTTCGGGTGTTCTCCGGATAGACGACGTTGTCTTCGGCCATTGGCGTGCAACAAATCAGAAAAAAGCCCTATCAGGCAGGCACCATGCATTCGTATGAAAAAGAAACGGCAGCCATTGCGCGGCGCTCGGTCCAAACAGGACAATGCCCGCGCAAACAATGATTTCAGTCATCGCGCGCTCGCGAATCCCAATGGCTTTGAAGATAAGTTACGGGTGGAACAGCGCCTAGTGCACTCTGTGCCAGCCGCGCTCTGCGCCGGCCATCGGCCAAATCTTGGTTGTCGCATCCTTAAAGTCGGAACAGGCCGTTGCAAAAATCAAAGCAGGAAGCTGCGGATGCGAACAGGCTGACATCGAAGATGCAGCATGTGAACGACGCAAGCGACGGCGAGCCCGGATCGCTCAGTTCGTTCCGCGCTGCGCCTCGAGGCCGCGGCTGTAGCGCGACATCGCAAAGCAGAAGATGAAGTAGATCACGCCGACGAAGACATAGACCTCGACGCTGAAGGACTGCCAGGCCGGATCGACGATCGCGGTCTTGGCGGTGGTCAGGAGGTCGAAGATGCCGATGATCAGGACCAGGCTGGTATCCTTGAAGAAGGCGATGAAGGTGTTGACCAGCGGCGGGATGACGTGGCGGATCGCCTGCGGCAACACGATCAGCGCGTTCTTCTCCCAGTAGGACAGCCCGAGCGCATCGGCGGCCTCATATTGTCCGCGCGGCACCGCCTGCAGGCCGCCGCGCACGACTTCCGCAAGGTAGGCGCCGGCATAGAGGATGAAGGCAATCTGCGCGCGCAGCAGTTTGTCAATGTTGACGCCGTCGGGCATGAACAGCGGGAACATCACACTCGCCATGAACAGCAGGCTGATCAGCGGCACGCCGCGGATCAATTCGACATAGAGCACGCAGAGCGAGCGGATCGCCGGCAATTTCGAGCGGCGGCCGAGCGCGACCAGGATGCCGAGCGGAAAGCCGAACGCGAGCCCGAAGGTCGCCAGGATCAGCGTCACCGGCAGCCCGCCCCAGCGGTCCTGCGTGACGAAGCTGAGGCCAAGGAAGCCGCCCCACATCAAGCAACCGATCACGACCAGGGCCGCGGCCCACAGCAGGAACAGCTCCTTGCGCCAGAAGCTGCGGCGGCTCGAGACCGCGAACAGCGCGATGAAGATCACGACTACGAGCGCCGGCCGCCACTGCTCGTCGAACGGATAGGTGCCGAACAGGATGAAGCGGTACTTCTCGGGAACGACGGCCCAGCAGGCGCCGATGCCGCGCAGCGCGCGGCAGGCGCTGCTGTCATTGCCGGAGACGATCCAGACGGCGTTCGCGATGCCCCACTGCCAGAGACCGATACAGGCCTTGCCGAGCACGAACAGCAGCAGCAAGGTCATGATGCCGGACGGGATCGAGGCGAACAGGTTGGCGCGCAGCCACGCTGTGAGATGTCCGCCGAGCGCCCGTGGCGCCGGGCGCGGGCCGATCGGCAACGGATCCTGCGGAAGGTGCGCGACCGAGCTCATGTCAGCGCTCCACCAGCGCGATCCGCGCATTGTACCAGTTCATGAACAGGCTGATGCCGAGGCTGATGGTGAGGAACACCATCATGATCAGCGCGATCGACTCGATCGCCTGCCCGGTCTGGTTCAGCGTGGTGTTGGCGATTGAGACGATGTCCTGGTAGCCGACCGCGACCGCGAGCGAGGAATTCTTGGTCAGGTTCAGATACTGGCTGGTCATCGGCGGGATGATGACGCGCAGCGCCTGCGGCAGCACGATGTGTTGCAGCACGAAGCTGCGCTTGAGCCCAAGCGCCTTGGCGGCATCCGACTGGCCGCGCGGCACCGCCTGGATGCCGCTGCGCACGATCTCGGCGATGAACGCCGACGTATAGGTGACGAGCGCGATCAGCAGCGCAAAGTATTCCGGCGCCAGGGTCAGCCCGCCGACGAAGTTGAAGCCGCGCAGCTCCGGCAGCGCGATGCTCCAGCTCGCGCCCACAAACCACGACACCAGCGCAGGCAGCGCGACGACGAGCCCGAGCGCGTAAGGCCAGGCCGGCCGCGCGCGGCCGTCGAGCATCTGCTGCGCGATCAGGCGGCGCCTGACGACATGGAAGACGAACACGCCCGCGACCAGCGCCAGGATGGTCCACCAATTGGCTTCATGCAGCGGGACCGACGGCAGGATCAGGCCGCGATTGGAGAGATAGACGCCCTCGACCGGCTTCCAGGCCTGGCGCGCCGCCGGCAGGCCCTGCATCAGCACGTACCAGAACAGAAGCTGCAGCAGCAGCGGCAGGTCGCGCAGCACTTCGACATAGACGGCGGCGAGCCGCGCCAGGAGCCAGTTCGACGACAGCCGCGCAATGCCGACCAGCGTGCCGATCACGGTCGCCAGCACGATGCCGATCACGGCGACGCGCAGCGTGTTGACGATGCCGACGATGAAGGCGCGCAGGTAAGTGTTCTTCGGCGTGTAGTCGATCCAGGAGTCCGCGATCGGCATGCCGGCTTCGCGGCCGAGGAAGGCGAAGCCGGTCGAGATGCGCCGCACCGAGAGATTATGGACCGCGTTCGACCACAGCCACGCGACGATGGCGACCGCGATGGCGACCACCAGGACCTGCCAGAACAGGCCGGCGACGCGGGGATCGCTGAGCGAAAGCCGCCAGGAGCGACTTGGAGCCCGGGCGGGGCGTTGCGGCGTCGACGTCGTCACAGCACAGGATCCTCTGAGAAGCGATCTTCTGCCATGCGCAAGAGCGTATTCGGGGCTGCGCACTTCATATGTTGCACCAAATTGATATTCGTGCAACATATGTTTCATGGCCCAGGCTCAGCCGAAACCATCGCCCCTCAACGAATTGTGCAGCGCATTGCCGTCGCTGCCAATGCGGTTGCAGGAAGTCGGTCGGTTTGTCGCAGCCAATGATTACGACGCCACCACGCGCTCGATGCGCGAACTTGCCGCGGTCGCCGGCGCCGATCCAGCCTCCTTCACCCGTCTTGCCAAGGCCCTCGGCTATTCCGGCTGGGACGAATTGCGCGCCGCTCTCACCGAGGCGCGACGGCCGGCGCAGGGCTCGCCGTTCTCCGGTCGCGCCAGAAGCCGCCGCGCCGGGCCGAATGCCGATGTCAAACTGGTGCACGACAAGCTGGAGGCGGAAGCCGCGGGGCTTACCCGGATTTCCGCGAGCGCGATCGCTGACGCCGCGCGTGCGCTGCACGCCGCTGACAGGATCTGGATCACGGGCTTTCGCAGCTGCCGCAGCGTTGCGGAACTTTTGACGTATCAGCTTCGCCTGTTCCGCCCCGACGCCGTGCAGCTGGTCGGCGGTTCCGGTCCGTTCGATCTCGACCACGGCGCCTTCCGTTCAGGCGACGCCGTGGTGGTGATCGGTTTTGCGCCCTACACCCTGGTCAGCGTCGAGACCGCACGTGCGGCGCATCAGGCGCGCGCCACGCTGATCGCGATCGCCGACACGATCACAGCGCCGATGGCCGAGGGAGCCGATCATCTGCTGCTGTTCGAGGCCGCCTCCTCGCCCGGCTTCTTCCCGAGCCTGACCGGCGCGATCGCGGTCGCCCAGTCGCTCGCCGCCGTTGCCTTCACGCTGGGCGGCGCGAGCGCAAAACGCAAGCTGGAGGAGACCGAGGGCCGGCTTGCCGAGATGTCGCAATATTTTGTCGAGAAAGGATAAGTATCATGGCCGCCAACAAGAGCCGCGTGATGCATCGCAGCCTGCGCGAAACCCCGCCCAAGGCGATCGGCGGCGACGGTGTCTGGCTGATCGCGGAAGATGGCCACCGCATTCTCGATTCCTCCGGCGGCGCCGCGGTGTCCTGCCTCGGCCATCAGCATCCGCGCATCCTTGCCGCGATCGCGAGGCAAGCGTCCAAGATTGCCTATGCGCATACCGGCTTCTTCTCCTCCGAGCCGGCGGAAGAGCTCGCCGAGCGGCTGGTCGGCCACGAGCCCGGCGGCCTCGGCTATGTCTATTTCGTCAGCGGCGGCTCGGAGGCGATCGAGGCCTCGATCAAGCTGGCGCGGCAATATTTCATCGAGCGCGGCGAGCCGAAGCGCGCCCGCTTCATCGCGCGCCGCCAGAGCTATCACGGCAACACGCTCGGCGCGCTGTCGGCCGGCGGCAATGCCTGGCGCCGCGAGCCCTATGCGCCGCTGCTGTCGCCCTCGTTCAGCCACGTCACCCCGGCCTTTGCCTATCACGAGAAGCGCGACGATGAATCCGAGGCGGCCTTTGTGGCGCGGCTTGCCGCCGAGCTCGAGGCCGAATTCCAGCGGCTCGGCCCCGAGAACGTCGCCGCCTTCATCGCCGAACCCGTGGTCGGCGCCACCGCCGGCTGCGTGCCGGCACCGGAAGGCTACTTCAAGGCGGTGCGCGAGATCTGCAACCGTCACGGCGCGCTGCTGATCCTCGACGAGGTGATGTGCGGCATGGGCCGCACCGGCACGCTGCATGCGTGGGAGCAGGAAGGCATCTCGCCCGACATCCAGGCGGTCGCCAAGGGGCTCGGCGGCGGCTATCAGCCGATCGGCGCGATGCTCGCGAGCGGCAGCATCGTCGACACCGTGCGCAACGGCTCCGGCGCGTTCCAGCACGGCCACACCTATCTCGCGCATCCGCTCGCCTGCGCCGCCGCGCTCGAGGTGCAGAAGGTGATCAGCGAGGAGAAGCTGCTCGAACGGGTCAAGGAACGCGGCCGCCAGCTCGAGCAGCGGCTCGTCGAACGCTTCGGCAATCACCGCCATGTCGGCGACATCAGGGGCCGCGGGCTGTTCTGGGGGATCGAGCTGGTCGCAGACCGCGGTACGCGGCAGCCGTTCGATCCCAAGCTGAAGCTGCATCAGCGGATCAAGTCCGCAGCCTTTGCCGGCGGCCTCGGCTGCTATCCGTCGGGCGGCACCGCCGACGGCCAGCGCGGCGACCATGTGCTGCTCGCCCCGCCCTATATCGCAACTTCCGGCGACATCGACATGATCGTCGAAAGGCTCGGCGCTGCGGTAGACAGCGCGTTGAAGGATGTTGGTCATTAGGAGGAGGACAGAATGTACAGGGTATTGATCACTGCAACCGTTCTTGCCGCCAGCATCGCTGGCGCAAGCGCAGCGACGCTCGACACCGTCAAGCAGCGCGGCACGCTGGTGTGCGGCGTCTCGACCGGGTTTGCCGGCTTCTCGGCGCCGGACTCGCAAGGCAATTTCAAGGGCCTCGATGTCGACTATTGCCGCGCGCTTGCCGCCGGCATCCTCGGCGATGCCAACAAGGTGCGTTACGTCGCGTTGACGGCGCAGAACCGCTTCACCGCGCTGCAGTCGGGCGAGATCGACGTGCTCTACCGCAACTCGACGCAGACTTACCTGCGCGGCACCACGCTCGGCCTGCGCCAGGGCCCGGTCAATTTCTACGACGGCCAGGGTTTCGTGGTGAAGAAGGACCTCGGCGTGAAGGAGCTGAAGGATCTCAAGGGCGCCACGGTCTGCGTCGCGCAGGGCACCACGCATGAGGTGACGCTCGGCGACTACGGCCGCGCCAACGGCATCGACTGGAAGCCGCTGGTGTTCGACCGCCCCGACACCATGTACCAGACCTTCTTCGGCGGCCGCTGCGATGCCATGACCCAGGATGCTTCCGCGCTCGCCGGCGCGGTCGCAACCGCAGCGCCGAAGGCCGACGACTACGTCGTGCTGCCGCAGACCATCAGCAAGGAGCCGCTCGGCCCGTTCACCCGCAACGGCGACGAGGTCTGGAGCGACATCATCACCTGGCTGCACTATGGCCTCGTTGAAGCCGAAGAGCTCGGCGTCACGCAGGCCAATGTCGACGAGATGACGAAGTCACAGGTCCCGGCGATCCAGCGCCTGCTCGGCGCATCCGGCGATCTCGGCTCGCGGCTCGGCCTCGACAACAAATGGCTGGTTGGGGCGATCAAGGCCGGCGGCAATTACGGCGAGATCTTCGAGCGTAATGTCGGCAAGGCGAGCCCCCTGAAGCTCGAGCGCGGCCTCAACGGCACCTGGAGCAAGGGCGGCCTGATGTACGCGATCCCATTTAAGTGACGGATCACCTCGCCCCGCTTGCGGGGAGAGGTCGGATTGCGAAGCAATCCGGGTGAGGGGGAGCCTCCGCATATTCCACCCTCACCTGCTGCGATGATAGAGCCCCTCACCCCTGCCCTCTCCCCGCGAAGGGCGGGGAGAGGGAGGAAGAAGAGGCGATAACACACCATGCGCATCACGCTCATTCACGCCCTGAAACACTCGATCGTGCCGATCGAGGCATCGTTCGCAAAGCATTGGCCGGAAGCGCGGCTGATGAACCTGCTCGACGACAGCCTGTCGGCCGACCTCGCGCGCGACGGCAAGCTCACCGAGCGGATGACCGAGCGCTTTCTGACCGTGGGCAGCTATGCTGCCAGCACCGGCGCCGACGGCATTCTCTTCACCTGCTCGGCGTTCGGCCCCTGCATCGAGGCGGTGGCGCGCGCGCATGCGCCGATGCCGGTGCTGAAGCCGAACGAGGCCATGATCGAGCAGACGGTGGCGAAGGGACAACGGATCGGCCTGCTCTCGACCTTCCCGCCCACGCTGGTGTCGATGCCGCCTGAATTCCCATCCTCGGTCACGCTGGTGCCGAAGCTCGCCGAGGGCGCGCTGGCGGCGCTCGATCGCGGCGACCGCGCCGAGCATGACCGTATCGTGGTCGAGGCAGCCAAGGATTTGCGCGACTGCGATCTGATCGCGCTCGCGCAGTACAGCATGGCACCGGCCGCCGAGCGCGTCGCCGCCGTCACCGGCCGCGAGGTGCTGACGACGCCCGACAGCGCGGTCAAGAAGCTGAAGGCGATGCTCGGCGGTTAGCTCCGCTGCGCCGGGTGGATTAGCCGAAGGCTAGTCGCCCTACAGAGCTATCCGCCCGCATCCTTCACGTTCAGATCGACGCCCTGCGGATCCCTGATCGTCGACACCGTGATCAGCGAGATCAGCGACAGCACCGCGATGTAGACGCCGACACGCCAGGACTCGCCGTAGGCGCCGATGATCCATTGCGCGATCATCGGCGCGAAGGCGCCGCCGAAGATGGCGCCGAGCGCGTAGCCGATCGAGACGCCGGAATAGCGCACCTTGGCCGGAAACAGCTCGGCATAGAGCGCGGCCTGCGGGCCATAGGACAAACCGAGCGCGATGGTGAGGCCGACGGCGCTGATGAAGAACAGCAACAGATTCTTGCTGTCGATCAGAAACCACATCGGCACCGCCCACAGCACCATCAGGGTGTAGCCGATCTGGAAGCAGCGCACGCGACCAATCTTGTCGCCGAGGATGCCGCCGAGCAGCGTGAAGATGAACCAGCTCACGGCCGCGAGCGTGCCGATCAAGAGCAGCTGCTCGGACGGCATCTTCAGCGTGTTGGCGCCGTAGCTGATGATGAACGCGATCAGGATGTAACCGGCCGCATTGTTGGCCATGAAGATCAACGCGGTGCGCAAAATTTCCTTGCTGTGATTGCGCATCAGCTCCCTGAGCGGCGCGGAGGATTCCTTGTGCCGCCGTTGCATCGCCTTGAACACCGGAGACTCTTCAACCGTGCGGCGGATCACGATGCCGACGACGATCAGCAGGATCGACAGCAGGAACGGAATCCGCCAGCCCCATTCGATCATCGCTTGCTTGCCGAGAATCGTGGTCAGCACCCACAGCACGCCGGTCGCCAGGATCATGCCGAGTGGGGTGCCGACCTGCGGGAACGAGCCGAAGAAGCTGCGCTTGTCGACGGGTGCCGACTCCACCGACATCAGCGCCGCGCCGCCCCACTCGCCGCCGGCCGAGAAGCCCTGCAGGATGCGCAGAAGAATGAGGAGCGCCGGCGCCCAGGCGCCGATTTGGGCATACGTCGGCAGCAGGCCGACCAGCGCGGTCGCAGCCCCCATCAACAGCAGCGTGACGACCAGCATGTTCTTGCGGCCGAAGCGGTCGCCGAGATGGCCGCAGACGATGGCCCCGAGCGGACGGAACAGGAATGAGAGGCCGAGCGTCGCGAACGAGACGATCTGCGCCAGCAGCGGGTTGTTGGCGTTCATCGGCGCGAAGAACAGCGCGCCGAACACGAGGCCAGCGGCCTGGGCGTAGACGAAGAAGTCGTACCATTCGATCGTGGTGCCGACGAGCGTTGCGGTGAGGACCTTGCGCTCCTCATCCGACAGCGTAGCGCCGCGCGAACGCGCGGAGATTTCGATGGACATGTGGCCTCCCCAAAACCCGTTCTTTGGCCGTGCCGGCGTGATCGGCCGCGATGCGCCTGCCCAGCACGGATGCTGGTACCGGGATAGCAGAGGTTTTCGCGGGGGACGAGCAAAATAGTTGCAGCAGCAACGATAGCGCGCCACCCGATGCCCTCGGCGCCGGTTCCATGACCCGGCTACCTCACCCGCCGGTGACGGTCTCCCATCCCGAAACGCCGATTGTGCAACGCAGCAAGAGCATTATGATCCGGGTTCGCCACGAGGTCTTAAGTGTCTGACATCAATGCCGATGCCTGGGTTTCCTCAGGCCACCGCCCGATGGGCTTCCCGGAATTCGTCGTCGTCATCGCCTCCATCATGGCGCTCAACCCGCTGGCGATGGACATGATGCTGCCGGCGCTGCCGAACATCCGCTCCGCCTTCCAGATCGCTGACGCCAACCGCCCGCAGATGGTGCTGTCGATCTTCCTGGTCGGCTTCGGCGTCGGCCAGTTCGTGATGGGCCCGCTGTCGGATCGTTTCGGCCGCCGCCCGGTGCTGCTCGGCGGCATGACCGTCTACACCATCGCCGGCCTGCTCGCGATCATGGCGCCCTCGTTCGAGACGCTGCTCTTGGCGCGCGCGCTGCAAGGCCTCGGCACTGCGGCAACGCGCGTGATCGCCACCTCGATCGTGCGCGACTGCTACGCCGGACGTCGGATGGCGAGCGTGATGTCGCTGGCCATGATGGTGTTCATCGCGGTGCCCGTGATCGCGCCGTCATTCGGCCAGGCGGTGATGCTGCTGACGCATTGGCGCGGCATCTTCGTGCTCTTGATGATCTACGGCGTGATCGCGCTGGCCTGGAGCGCGATGCGGATGCCGGAGACGCTGCCGCTGGAATTGCGCAAGTCGCTGGCGATCCCGGAGGTGCTGTCCGCGTTCCGCCAGACCGTCACCAACCG
This Bradyrhizobium sp. CCBAU 53421 DNA region includes the following protein-coding sequences:
- a CDS encoding amino acid ABC transporter permease; this encodes MSSVAHLPQDPLPIGPRPAPRALGGHLTAWLRANLFASIPSGIMTLLLLFVLGKACIGLWQWGIANAVWIVSGNDSSACRALRGIGACWAVVPEKYRFILFGTYPFDEQWRPALVVVIFIALFAVSSRRSFWRKELFLLWAAALVVIGCLMWGGFLGLSFVTQDRWGGLPVTLILATFGLAFGFPLGILVALGRRSKLPAIRSLCVLYVELIRGVPLISLLFMASVMFPLFMPDGVNIDKLLRAQIAFILYAGAYLAEVVRGGLQAVPRGQYEAADALGLSYWEKNALIVLPQAIRHVIPPLVNTFIAFFKDTSLVLIIGIFDLLTTAKTAIVDPAWQSFSVEVYVFVGVIYFIFCFAMSRYSRGLEAQRGTN
- a CDS encoding amino acid ABC transporter permease, producing the protein MTTSTPQRPARAPSRSWRLSLSDPRVAGLFWQVLVVAIAVAIVAWLWSNAVHNLSVRRISTGFAFLGREAGMPIADSWIDYTPKNTYLRAFIVGIVNTLRVAVIGIVLATVIGTLVGIARLSSNWLLARLAAVYVEVLRDLPLLLQLLFWYVLMQGLPAARQAWKPVEGVYLSNRGLILPSVPLHEANWWTILALVAGVFVFHVVRRRLIAQQMLDGRARPAWPYALGLVVALPALVSWFVGASWSIALPELRGFNFVGGLTLAPEYFALLIALVTYTSAFIAEIVRSGIQAVPRGQSDAAKALGLKRSFVLQHIVLPQALRVIIPPMTSQYLNLTKNSSLAVAVGYQDIVSIANTTLNQTGQAIESIALIMMVFLTISLGISLFMNWYNARIALVER
- a CDS encoding MurR/RpiR family transcriptional regulator, with translation MAQAQPKPSPLNELCSALPSLPMRLQEVGRFVAANDYDATTRSMRELAAVAGADPASFTRLAKALGYSGWDELRAALTEARRPAQGSPFSGRARSRRAGPNADVKLVHDKLEAEAAGLTRISASAIADAARALHAADRIWITGFRSCRSVAELLTYQLRLFRPDAVQLVGGSGPFDLDHGAFRSGDAVVVIGFAPYTLVSVETARAAHQARATLIAIADTITAPMAEGADHLLLFEAASSPGFFPSLTGAIAVAQSLAAVAFTLGGASAKRKLEETEGRLAEMSQYFVEKG
- a CDS encoding aspartate aminotransferase family protein, which produces MAANKSRVMHRSLRETPPKAIGGDGVWLIAEDGHRILDSSGGAAVSCLGHQHPRILAAIARQASKIAYAHTGFFSSEPAEELAERLVGHEPGGLGYVYFVSGGSEAIEASIKLARQYFIERGEPKRARFIARRQSYHGNTLGALSAGGNAWRREPYAPLLSPSFSHVTPAFAYHEKRDDESEAAFVARLAAELEAEFQRLGPENVAAFIAEPVVGATAGCVPAPEGYFKAVREICNRHGALLILDEVMCGMGRTGTLHAWEQEGISPDIQAVAKGLGGGYQPIGAMLASGSIVDTVRNGSGAFQHGHTYLAHPLACAAALEVQKVISEEKLLERVKERGRQLEQRLVERFGNHRHVGDIRGRGLFWGIELVADRGTRQPFDPKLKLHQRIKSAAFAGGLGCYPSGGTADGQRGDHVLLAPPYIATSGDIDMIVERLGAAVDSALKDVGH
- a CDS encoding amino acid ABC transporter substrate-binding protein, whose amino-acid sequence is MYRVLITATVLAASIAGASAATLDTVKQRGTLVCGVSTGFAGFSAPDSQGNFKGLDVDYCRALAAGILGDANKVRYVALTAQNRFTALQSGEIDVLYRNSTQTYLRGTTLGLRQGPVNFYDGQGFVVKKDLGVKELKDLKGATVCVAQGTTHEVTLGDYGRANGIDWKPLVFDRPDTMYQTFFGGRCDAMTQDASALAGAVATAAPKADDYVVLPQTISKEPLGPFTRNGDEVWSDIITWLHYGLVEAEELGVTQANVDEMTKSQVPAIQRLLGASGDLGSRLGLDNKWLVGAIKAGGNYGEIFERNVGKASPLKLERGLNGTWSKGGLMYAIPFK
- a CDS encoding aspartate/glutamate racemase family protein, coding for MRITLIHALKHSIVPIEASFAKHWPEARLMNLLDDSLSADLARDGKLTERMTERFLTVGSYAASTGADGILFTCSAFGPCIEAVARAHAPMPVLKPNEAMIEQTVAKGQRIGLLSTFPPTLVSMPPEFPSSVTLVPKLAEGALAALDRGDRAEHDRIVVEAAKDLRDCDLIALAQYSMAPAAERVAAVTGREVLTTPDSAVKKLKAMLGG
- a CDS encoding MFS transporter — translated: MSIEISARSRGATLSDEERKVLTATLVGTTIEWYDFFVYAQAAGLVFGALFFAPMNANNPLLAQIVSFATLGLSFLFRPLGAIVCGHLGDRFGRKNMLVVTLLLMGAATALVGLLPTYAQIGAWAPALLILLRILQGFSAGGEWGGAALMSVESAPVDKRSFFGSFPQVGTPLGMILATGVLWVLTTILGKQAMIEWGWRIPFLLSILLIVVGIVIRRTVEESPVFKAMQRRHKESSAPLRELMRNHSKEILRTALIFMANNAAGYILIAFIISYGANTLKMPSEQLLLIGTLAAVSWFIFTLLGGILGDKIGRVRCFQIGYTLMVLWAVPMWFLIDSKNLLLFFISAVGLTIALGLSYGPQAALYAELFPAKVRYSGVSIGYALGAIFGGAFAPMIAQWIIGAYGESWRVGVYIAVLSLISLITVSTIRDPQGVDLNVKDAGG
- a CDS encoding multidrug effflux MFS transporter; this translates as MGFPEFVVVIASIMALNPLAMDMMLPALPNIRSAFQIADANRPQMVLSIFLVGFGVGQFVMGPLSDRFGRRPVLLGGMTVYTIAGLLAIMAPSFETLLLARALQGLGTAATRVIATSIVRDCYAGRRMASVMSLAMMVFIAVPVIAPSFGQAVMLLTHWRGIFVLLMIYGVIALAWSAMRMPETLPLELRKSLAIPEVLSAFRQTVTNRQTLGYALAAGGVQGSLFAFVFSSQQIFTEIFKLGHYFPVAFAACAVGVAIAGFLNSRIVGRIGMRVISHAALTGFAVVAGALFIAVKTDTLSLPLFMVLAGLMMFAFGLMMANFTALAMEPQGKIAGTATSLYGTITTLLGIGVGTTIGQDYDGTLLPFATGFFLCTLAAVAVVLVTEKGRMFRPHHHPI